In the genome of uncultured Sphaerochaeta sp., the window GAGCATGATGGCAGCATCGAACTCGTTCTGGAACGGGAGGTCTCTTGCATCAGCTTGGAGAAAGCTGATGTCCAAATGCTCCTGTGCGGCATGCCTGCGTGCAAGCTCCAGCTGGTTTTCGGACAGGTCGATGCCGGTTACCCGGTAGCCGCGCTTGGTCAGCTCGATGGTGTGCCTGCCTGTTCCGCATCCTACATCAAGGATGGAAAGGCTCTTGTTGTAGCCCAGTTCCTGTTCCAGGAAATCGCATTCACCTACCGTTCCCTGGGTGAAGGGCTCATTTTCATACGAGTGCGCATAGTTTTTGAACAGTTGTACATACCAAGGATCACTCATAGGGACAGTGTTGCCTGTTGCATCCCGTTTGTACAGATGCAATCAGAGGGTGTACAGCTCTTTTTCGATGAAAAAGTTCACCAGATCAGCATCGAACTGTGTTCCTGAGTAGAATTTCAGTTCCTCGATGGCAAGCTCGGTTGGGAGGGCCTCGCGGTAAGCACGGCTGCTGGTCATGGCATCGAAAGCGTCCGCAAGACTGACGATGCGCACTTCCAGGGGAATCTGCTCCCCTTTCAGGCCATCGGGGTAGCCAAGGCCATCGATGCGTTCATGATGACTGCGTACGATGGGAAGGTAGGGTTGGAAGGAAGGGAGGTGCCGCACAATGCGTTCTCCAGCTGCCGGATGCCCCTTTATCACCTCATACTCCTCTTTGGTGAGGGAGCTGTCCTTGTTCAGGATTTCCTCAGGAACGCTGATCTTGCCGATATCATGCAACAGCGAGCCACCTTCGACAACAGAGAGTGCTTCCTTGCCCAGGCCTACGGCCTTGCCCAAGGCGACTGCAACGTCGCGAACACGGCTGCAATGTCCCTTGGTATAGGAGTCTTTCTGCTCGATGGTCTCGCTGAACGCCTCCAGGGTAGCCATCGTGGTACTCTTGAGCGCAGTAAGCGTCTGTTGCAGTTCCAGTTCCAACTGGTGCTGTTGCTCCTGGTTCCTCTGATTTTCCAAGAGTAAGAGTTTTTGCTCCTGCGCCTTGTCCAGCACCCGCTTTACACAGGAAAGCAGGGTATCGCGGTGCACCGGCTTGGAAAGGTAGTCGGTAGCCCCGAGGCGGATTGCCTTCATGCCGGTATCCAGGTCGTTGAAGGCCGTGAGCATGACCACCGGAAGGTGAGGATAGCTGAGGCGAAGCATGTCCAAAAGCTCAAAGCCGGAGAATCCCGGCATCTTGATATCCAGCAGCAACAGGTCCACTGTTTCCGCCTTGGAACGAAGAAGGGCCAGAAGTTCATGTCCGTTTTCACAGGCAGTTACCTCATAGCCCTCTTTTCTCAGCATGATCTGTAGGATTTTTCGGATTGCAGGATCATCATCGGTTGTTACAATATGTTTAGTCATCTCGTGCATCTCCGTATCATCAGCCCCGGAAGGGATTCAGAAAAGGGGTGGTTATTCTATACTCCTCATAGGAGGGGAAGAGCTTGGGAAACAACAGCTTGTCTTCCCAAAGTACCAACAGGAAGTTGCTCAATACATATCCAGCCACAACCAAGGTAATGGGAGCATACCAGAAATAGAGAGCTGCACACAAGCTGAAAGTGGAATGCCAGAGAAATCCTGGGTGTCTGCAGAGGCTGTAGGTGCCCTGTGTGTAGAGTGAGCCCGGGGTTTTGTTGCGCAGGGGAAACTCCAGCAAGACCGAGTAGATGAGCAGAAGCGCAAAGAGCACCATTCCCAGGATGAGAAGCCCCTGCAAGAGCGGGGTGTGCGGCGAAGCATAGCTGCTGAACAGGAAAATGAAGGGGAGTGCCGTCACGAAAAAGCCGACGTACAACACCCGACTGAGAGCTGTTTTCTTATACAGAAGAGCAATATCGTAGAGAGCAGCAAGAAAATACCCACTCACTCCCAAGAAAAAGAGTTTGATTAAGTTCATAAAGTGGCTCTATACTAATACAAATTTTGTGTATTTGAAAGAAAAAAAGAGGAAGCCTCATGATTATTGATGTCTCGACCATCATTCCGGCCGTTGCTTGTGTCTTGTACGTCTCGTTTGTTATATTTGGATTCCTCCAATATCGCAAGGATCGGTTCTATTGGTCCTTTCAGCTGTATATGATTTTTGTCTCCATCTGGAGCTTCGGGTCACTGATGATGCATCTCAACAGTTCGATCCTGACTCCGATTTTCTGGAACCGCATCATGCTCATCGGCCTGCTTTCCGTACCCTATGCCCTCTGCAGCTTTGTGGTGGACATCCTGGAGATGCAGCGAAAGCCCATCAAGGTGGTGATCAAGCTCAGTTATCTGCTCATCATCCCCCTGATGTACCTCAATTTCACCGGAAATATTGTCAATGAGGTGGGCTTCACCGAGGATCTGGTGTTCTACTACCAACTTGCCCCTGGTGCGGTTTCCGCCTACTCCATGAGTTACGTCTATCTCATCTTCACCCTGCTCATGCTGCTCTTCGGGACCAAGAGGCGCGACAAGGAGAGTGTACAGAAGAATCTCATTTTGCCATTGATTGGTGTGATGATCATGCTGGTGGGCATTTTCATGAAC includes:
- a CDS encoding HD domain-containing phosphohydrolase; this translates as MTKHIVTTDDDPAIRKILQIMLRKEGYEVTACENGHELLALLRSKAETVDLLLLDIKMPGFSGFELLDMLRLSYPHLPVVMLTAFNDLDTGMKAIRLGATDYLSKPVHRDTLLSCVKRVLDKAQEQKLLLLENQRNQEQQHQLELELQQTLTALKSTTMATLEAFSETIEQKDSYTKGHCSRVRDVAVALGKAVGLGKEALSVVEGGSLLHDIGKISVPEEILNKDSSLTKEEYEVIKGHPAAGERIVRHLPSFQPYLPIVRSHHERIDGLGYPDGLKGEQIPLEVRIVSLADAFDAMTSSRAYREALPTELAIEELKFYSGTQFDADLVNFFIEKELYTL